The proteins below are encoded in one region of Thermococcus peptonophilus:
- a CDS encoding DmpA family aminopeptidase has translation MKAPDLGIRIGIHEPGKRNSIADLGVKVGHKTLIEGDDVRTGVTVVLPPVKNPFRERLFASTFVMNGFSKPIGFVQVDELGYIETPIALTNTLSVYTVASAVVRHMIDLNPDLKSVSPVVMECNDSYLNNIRKMAVEEEHYFEALRNASLDFEEGAVGAGTGMSAFEFKGGIGSSSRAVEIGGEEYKVVSLVLANFGRREDLTIAGVPVGELLKDYPGRGTSGKGSISMVVATDAPLTAGQLRRLAKRAVMGLARTGGYAYHGSGDIVLAFSTAQTVPIGKEPELVSFLPDNALSYLFRATAEATEEAIINALLQAKTIEGNGHVRYALPVDKVVEILEKYGRIERG, from the coding sequence ATGAAGGCCCCGGACCTTGGGATAAGGATAGGCATCCATGAACCCGGAAAGAGGAACTCAATAGCCGACCTCGGCGTCAAAGTCGGCCACAAAACCCTCATCGAGGGTGATGATGTAAGGACTGGCGTTACCGTAGTTCTACCGCCGGTAAAGAACCCCTTTAGGGAAAGGCTATTCGCTTCTACCTTCGTCATGAACGGCTTCTCCAAACCGATAGGCTTTGTCCAGGTTGACGAACTCGGCTATATTGAGACTCCGATAGCGTTAACCAACACGCTAAGCGTTTACACCGTCGCCAGCGCCGTCGTCAGGCACATGATCGACCTCAACCCAGACCTGAAGAGCGTCTCGCCCGTCGTCATGGAGTGCAACGACTCCTATCTTAACAACATCAGGAAGATGGCAGTTGAGGAGGAGCACTACTTCGAGGCTCTCAGGAATGCCTCGCTCGACTTTGAGGAAGGTGCTGTGGGAGCAGGAACGGGAATGAGCGCCTTCGAGTTCAAAGGTGGTATAGGCTCTTCCTCAAGGGCCGTCGAGATTGGCGGAGAAGAGTACAAGGTAGTTTCCCTTGTCCTGGCAAACTTCGGAAGGAGAGAAGACTTAACGATAGCTGGAGTTCCCGTCGGCGAGCTTCTGAAGGATTATCCTGGTAGGGGAACTTCGGGGAAGGGCAGCATCTCTATGGTTGTTGCCACCGATGCCCCCCTCACGGCGGGGCAGCTCAGGAGGCTCGCCAAGAGGGCAGTTATGGGGCTGGCAAGAACGGGCGGCTACGCCTACCACGGGAGCGGAGACATAGTCCTGGCATTCTCCACAGCTCAGACCGTTCCAATTGGAAAAGAGCCGGAACTGGTTAGTTTCCTGCCTGACAATGCTCTCAGCTATCTCTTCAGGGCGACCGCCGAGGCAACGGAAGAGGCAATAATAAACGCCCTCCTGCAGGCAAAAACTATTGAAGGAAACGGGCACGTAAGGTATGCACTGCCCGTTGATAAAGTCGTTGAGATTCTGGAGAAATACGGAAGAATAGAGCGTGGTTAG
- a CDS encoding ABC transporter permease gives MGMRPKALAVLLPPLAFLVIFFYAPILSILSLGVWEKGPTLEYLRAVLSNEYHRNVVLFTISQALASTVLTVLIGLPGAYIFANYDFPGKRLIKAVLTVPFVMPGIMVALGFVILFGKDGIIAGLIGRDPGIIYSWKAILLAHAFYNFPIVVRMVSALWQRINPHYEEMAEVLGARGFTLFRKVTLPLISPAIFASAMLTFVFCFLSFSVPLILGGYQYVTIEVDIFSTIVTLLDFRTGAALAIIQLSLSVLFMYFYLKALDAYSKREEQRIMRKPKKLAIRSILSLKGFGIVLYSIFVVVFILAPLGAILYDSLRFNGTWSLEWYRRVFSTEYNPMFGTSTLGAIKNSLLFGFATVFFSTLVGLPIAYFLNRWKFRGKVLLDALAMLPLASSPITIGFAYVKFFSTTPLYYTIWIVVIAHTIIAYPFVLRAVSTALKKIKPNLREAALSLGAGEWKAFLRVELPLAAGGLIVGAIFAFAMSIAELGATYMLATPEYTTMTIAIYKFLGARQFGSASALSVLLMAVSALGFIIIERTGEEVW, from the coding sequence ATGGGCATGAGGCCAAAAGCGCTCGCGGTACTCCTGCCACCACTGGCCTTCCTTGTAATCTTCTTCTACGCCCCAATACTCAGCATCCTCAGTCTTGGAGTCTGGGAAAAGGGGCCGACTTTAGAGTATCTCCGGGCAGTCCTGAGCAACGAGTATCACCGAAATGTTGTCCTCTTCACGATTTCCCAGGCTTTAGCCTCAACGGTTTTAACCGTTCTCATAGGCCTTCCCGGGGCGTACATCTTCGCCAACTACGACTTTCCCGGAAAGAGGCTGATAAAGGCCGTTCTAACTGTTCCTTTCGTGATGCCCGGCATTATGGTAGCGCTCGGCTTCGTGATACTCTTCGGGAAGGACGGCATCATTGCAGGACTGATAGGGCGCGACCCGGGCATAATCTACTCCTGGAAGGCCATCCTTCTGGCCCACGCATTCTATAACTTCCCGATCGTCGTCAGGATGGTCTCCGCGCTCTGGCAGAGGATCAACCCCCACTACGAGGAAATGGCCGAAGTCCTCGGGGCAAGAGGATTCACTCTATTCAGAAAGGTCACGCTCCCGCTGATCTCCCCGGCTATATTCGCCTCGGCTATGCTGACTTTCGTTTTCTGCTTTCTCAGCTTCTCCGTGCCGCTCATCCTCGGCGGCTACCAGTATGTTACCATCGAGGTGGACATATTCTCGACGATAGTTACCCTCCTCGACTTCAGGACCGGGGCGGCTCTCGCGATAATCCAGCTCTCCCTCTCGGTGCTCTTCATGTACTTCTACCTGAAAGCGCTTGATGCGTATTCAAAGAGGGAGGAGCAGAGAATAATGAGGAAACCGAAGAAGCTGGCTATCAGGTCCATCTTAAGCCTCAAGGGGTTTGGGATAGTTCTCTACTCCATCTTCGTTGTGGTCTTTATCCTGGCGCCGCTTGGGGCGATTCTCTACGACTCCCTGCGCTTCAACGGAACTTGGAGCCTCGAGTGGTATAGGAGAGTGTTCTCCACCGAGTACAACCCAATGTTTGGAACGTCAACCCTTGGCGCGATAAAGAACTCCCTCCTCTTCGGCTTTGCAACGGTGTTCTTCTCAACGCTGGTAGGCCTGCCGATAGCGTACTTTCTCAACCGCTGGAAGTTCAGGGGGAAAGTCCTGCTCGATGCCCTCGCGATGCTCCCGCTGGCCAGCTCTCCTATAACCATAGGCTTCGCCTACGTGAAGTTCTTCAGCACAACACCTCTCTACTACACCATATGGATAGTCGTGATAGCGCACACAATCATAGCCTACCCGTTCGTCCTTCGCGCCGTCTCAACGGCCCTGAAGAAGATAAAGCCGAACCTTAGGGAGGCCGCGCTTAGCCTCGGTGCTGGTGAGTGGAAGGCCTTCCTGAGAGTCGAACTGCCGCTGGCTGCCGGGGGATTGATAGTGGGGGCGATATTCGCATTCGCGATGAGCATTGCGGAGCTTGGGGCAACCTACATGCTTGCCACACCGGAATACACCACGATGACCATAGCCATATACAAGTTCCTCGGTGCAAGGCAGTTCGGGAGTGCATCAGCACTCTCTGTCCTCCTCATGGCGGTCTCGGCTCTCGGCTTCATAATAATCGAGAGAACCGGTGAGGAAGTATGGTGA
- a CDS encoding ABC transporter ATP-binding protein yields MVRVKLEGIRKSFEGFTLEIPELEVKSGEMITLLGPSGCGKTTTLRIIAGLEKPDSGRVFFDETDVTDLEPGKRSIGIVFQDYALFPHMTVFENVAFGLETRKLPRDEINRRVTWALELVGLKGFENRYPEQLSGGQQQRVALARALVIEPQVLLLDEPLSNLDAKIRERLRGEIRRIQKELGITTIYVTHDQEEAMAVSDRIAVMNSGRIEGIGKPLELYYHPKTEFVAKFLGLSNILELEAKSGIARLGTLEFKTGRDGKVRVFFRPENVLVKPGRGARVIGYDLLPGRIRLRLEIGGKTITAERFLNELPFSPEDIPQEVSVEVLSYSVLE; encoded by the coding sequence ATGGTGAGGGTTAAGCTTGAGGGGATAAGGAAGTCGTTCGAGGGCTTTACACTCGAGATCCCAGAGCTTGAAGTGAAGAGCGGGGAGATGATAACGCTCCTCGGGCCGAGCGGGTGCGGGAAGACGACAACCTTGAGGATCATAGCAGGGCTTGAAAAGCCCGACTCTGGAAGGGTGTTTTTCGACGAAACCGATGTTACCGACCTCGAACCCGGGAAGAGGAGCATTGGAATAGTCTTCCAGGACTACGCGCTGTTCCCGCACATGACCGTCTTCGAAAACGTCGCCTTCGGCCTTGAGACGAGGAAGCTTCCCAGGGACGAGATAAACAGAAGGGTGACGTGGGCGCTTGAACTGGTTGGCCTTAAAGGTTTTGAAAACCGCTATCCCGAACAGCTCTCCGGCGGCCAGCAGCAGAGGGTAGCTTTAGCCAGGGCCCTGGTTATAGAGCCGCAGGTTCTTCTCCTTGACGAACCGCTCAGCAACTTAGATGCCAAGATACGCGAGCGCCTGAGGGGAGAGATAAGGAGAATCCAGAAGGAACTTGGGATAACGACGATCTACGTCACCCACGACCAGGAAGAGGCAATGGCTGTGAGCGACAGAATAGCCGTAATGAACTCGGGGAGGATAGAGGGGATAGGAAAGCCGCTTGAGCTCTACTACCACCCGAAAACAGAGTTCGTCGCCAAGTTCCTGGGGTTGAGCAACATACTGGAGCTTGAAGCCAAGAGCGGGATCGCCCGCCTTGGAACTCTGGAGTTCAAAACAGGAAGAGATGGAAAAGTTAGGGTCTTCTTCAGGCCCGAAAACGTCCTCGTGAAGCCCGGGAGGGGTGCCAGAGTTATTGGCTACGACCTCTTGCCGGGCAGGATACGCCTCAGGCTGGAGATAGGTGGCAAGACTATAACGGCGGAGCGCTTCCTTAACGAACTGCCGTTCAGCCCGGAAGACATCCCCCAAGAAGTGAGCGTCGAAGTTCTGTCATATTCTGTCCTTGAATGA
- a CDS encoding NCS2 family permease, which produces MGWFEKYFEFEKYGTDMKTEILAGVTTFLTMAYILFVNPAILSDAIGKEAFNSLVAVTALAAGFTTILMGIYAKKPFALAPGMGLNAYFAYTVAPKYGWKVALAAVFVEGLIFIVLSVTKVRSAIIHAIPTGQKYAIGAGIGLFLTLIGLNDVGLLTAKVVAPKGSEFVIDGQINLIGKLAFTGLNAQVLTTKAGLLFIFGLLFTGILLALRIKGALLISILTTSFLGWVTGAAPWPKSLFSMPDISYTFMKMDLHGLLNAGALGAVFAFFMVDFFDTLGTVTGLSAKAGFLTKDGKVPDAEKVLLTDAIGTTFGAVLGTSTVTTYIESAAGIEEGGRTGMTALVTGFLFLAIGLFIAPLAGAIPSFATAPALVIVGYYMLTALKEVDFSDPTEALPAFLVLVTIPYTYSIADGVGVGFISYTVLKVFSGRWREVHPLMYILALVFVAYFAYLGGVF; this is translated from the coding sequence ATGGGATGGTTTGAAAAGTACTTCGAGTTCGAAAAGTACGGAACTGATATGAAAACCGAGATCCTGGCTGGAGTCACGACGTTCCTCACGATGGCGTACATACTCTTCGTGAACCCAGCGATACTCAGCGATGCCATTGGAAAGGAAGCCTTTAACTCACTCGTCGCCGTGACGGCTCTCGCCGCGGGGTTCACGACTATCCTTATGGGCATCTACGCCAAGAAGCCCTTTGCCCTCGCACCCGGAATGGGTCTAAACGCGTACTTCGCCTATACGGTTGCTCCAAAGTACGGCTGGAAGGTAGCGCTGGCGGCGGTCTTCGTTGAGGGCCTGATATTCATCGTCCTCAGCGTCACCAAGGTCAGAAGCGCAATAATTCACGCTATACCAACCGGACAGAAGTACGCGATAGGTGCTGGAATCGGGCTTTTCCTTACGCTCATCGGCCTGAACGACGTTGGTCTCCTCACAGCCAAGGTCGTGGCGCCCAAGGGGAGCGAGTTCGTAATAGACGGGCAGATAAACCTCATAGGAAAGCTGGCATTTACCGGACTTAACGCCCAGGTTCTAACGACCAAAGCTGGCCTCTTGTTTATCTTTGGATTACTCTTCACGGGAATCCTCCTCGCACTCCGCATCAAGGGTGCTCTCCTCATCTCGATACTCACGACGAGCTTCCTCGGATGGGTAACAGGAGCGGCCCCCTGGCCAAAGAGCCTCTTCTCGATGCCAGACATAAGCTACACCTTCATGAAGATGGATCTTCACGGCCTTCTCAACGCTGGAGCCCTGGGCGCAGTCTTTGCGTTCTTCATGGTGGACTTCTTTGACACCCTGGGAACCGTGACCGGGCTTAGCGCTAAGGCGGGCTTCCTGACCAAGGACGGAAAGGTGCCCGATGCGGAGAAGGTTCTCCTGACAGACGCCATAGGAACGACCTTCGGTGCAGTCTTGGGAACCTCAACAGTGACCACTTACATCGAAAGCGCCGCTGGGATAGAAGAGGGTGGAAGGACTGGAATGACAGCCCTCGTTACAGGCTTCCTCTTCCTCGCGATAGGCCTCTTCATAGCTCCCCTCGCTGGAGCCATCCCGTCCTTTGCAACAGCCCCTGCCCTCGTCATAGTCGGCTACTACATGTTAACAGCACTCAAAGAAGTTGACTTTAGCGACCCAACTGAGGCACTCCCAGCGTTCCTCGTCCTTGTGACGATACCCTACACCTACTCAATAGCGGACGGGGTTGGAGTTGGATTCATCAGCTACACCGTTCTCAAGGTCTTCAGTGGCCGCTGGAGGGAGGTTCACCCGCTGATGTACATCCTGGCCCTGGTCTTTGTCGCGTACTTCGCGTACCTCGGCGGCGTGTTTTAA
- a CDS encoding methyl-accepting chemotaxis protein — protein sequence MRFRQRIYLSIIGTLTVIMLIMAVLQVRAISRMGSTVEETMRPALVDQAEHTALLESEKNSKEIDRVLYALSMLSHSYAKSIAKEYSVDLYIPGYTDSPTFWNYVEKVLQDLKNSDDKIINVYYADFRGRLKIVPPAELPEEFNATKTSWYRRAVEEGPFWMDPYRDMITNKTIVSYIVPIKYGGKVKGVLGVDIDVSSVEDEILNAKLGESGYSFAVSSNGTVIIHPNKSLVGKLNIFEDPSYSELSKALSGSDRGVFEATLNGRDMLVAFSRSDVSGWIIVSVVPKEEMMASLLNALDRARKEASKSLILGLLTSLAVGIVLALLNIKYLRDSLKPIEKLTTAAELIAEGRLEEAKRHVSSIDYPYRDDEIGKLLTAFEAISKDVIGTLNGVIARLQDMAEGRLNYALDENARGDLQNIILALRETSAKMRALIGNIREIGLELDRQADALAKIAENVGHSMDQVGEAVEQVSIEAQREQENINEITEGMRVVSSITEETVDTMNEFESAVGEVIRIAEEGRNKGELALKDVESIKRSMHFIDEAVKAVSEMSRKIGEITQAISGIAEQTNLLALNAAIEAARAGEAGKGFAVVAQEIRSLAEDSKQAAETINRIIAEMEEKVQKAVEETQRGVNTVSRSTQGLQESLGYLGHIAEMISSVGSRVSEVKEQAERTREEVEKALKALENLAASAEETTASAEEVSSAMQEQRAEIETLTEEARKLREIARALRQNVEQFQL from the coding sequence CCGTGGAGGAAACCATGCGACCGGCACTGGTAGACCAAGCAGAGCACACGGCATTACTGGAGAGTGAGAAGAATTCAAAGGAGATTGATAGGGTGTTGTATGCCCTCAGTATGCTGTCACACTCCTATGCTAAGTCCATAGCGAAGGAATACTCGGTTGATCTGTATATCCCGGGATATACGGATAGTCCAACGTTCTGGAACTACGTTGAAAAAGTCCTTCAGGATCTTAAAAATTCTGATGACAAGATAATAAACGTTTACTATGCTGATTTTAGGGGACGGTTAAAGATCGTTCCTCCAGCGGAGCTTCCGGAGGAATTCAACGCAACAAAAACCAGTTGGTATCGGAGGGCTGTGGAAGAAGGGCCCTTCTGGATGGATCCTTATAGGGACATGATAACAAACAAAACAATCGTCAGCTACATTGTCCCGATTAAGTACGGAGGGAAAGTGAAGGGTGTCCTTGGGGTTGATATTGACGTTTCTTCCGTGGAAGATGAGATATTAAACGCTAAACTCGGTGAGAGTGGTTATTCATTTGCTGTTAGTTCGAATGGAACCGTAATAATACACCCCAATAAAAGCCTTGTTGGAAAGCTTAACATTTTTGAGGATCCTTCGTATTCTGAGCTTTCCAAGGCACTAAGCGGGAGTGATAGAGGCGTTTTTGAAGCCACGTTGAATGGAAGGGATATGTTAGTCGCATTTTCTAGGAGTGATGTGTCTGGATGGATAATAGTCTCAGTTGTGCCAAAGGAGGAAATGATGGCCTCCCTACTAAACGCCCTGGACAGGGCTAGGAAGGAGGCATCGAAGAGTCTTATCCTGGGTCTCCTCACGTCGTTAGCAGTCGGCATAGTCCTGGCCCTCCTTAATATCAAGTATCTGCGTGACTCCCTTAAGCCGATAGAGAAGCTCACAACCGCCGCAGAGCTTATTGCAGAAGGCAGGCTTGAAGAAGCAAAGCGCCATGTGTCTTCTATCGACTACCCGTATAGGGACGACGAGATAGGAAAGCTCCTCACGGCCTTTGAGGCAATATCAAAGGATGTTATAGGCACGCTGAACGGCGTCATAGCCCGCCTGCAGGACATGGCTGAAGGCAGGCTGAACTATGCCCTCGATGAAAACGCGCGTGGTGACCTTCAGAACATAATCCTCGCACTCAGGGAGACCTCCGCAAAGATGAGAGCGCTCATCGGAAACATCAGGGAAATAGGGCTTGAGCTGGACAGACAGGCGGATGCACTAGCAAAAATCGCGGAGAACGTCGGGCATTCAATGGATCAGGTTGGCGAGGCAGTGGAACAGGTGAGCATCGAGGCCCAGAGGGAGCAGGAAAACATCAACGAGATAACCGAAGGCATGCGCGTGGTCTCCTCTATAACAGAGGAGACAGTGGATACCATGAACGAGTTTGAGAGTGCCGTGGGGGAGGTCATCAGAATAGCGGAGGAGGGCAGGAACAAGGGAGAGCTGGCCCTTAAAGATGTCGAGAGCATAAAGCGCTCAATGCACTTCATAGACGAGGCCGTTAAGGCGGTCAGTGAGATGAGCAGGAAGATCGGTGAGATAACCCAGGCCATCAGCGGCATTGCCGAGCAGACCAACCTGCTTGCCTTGAATGCGGCTATTGAGGCTGCCCGCGCGGGTGAGGCTGGGAAGGGATTCGCGGTAGTCGCCCAGGAGATACGCAGTCTGGCTGAAGACAGCAAGCAGGCTGCCGAGACTATAAACAGAATCATTGCAGAGATGGAGGAGAAGGTTCAAAAGGCCGTTGAGGAGACGCAGAGGGGAGTTAATACAGTTTCGAGGTCAACTCAGGGCCTCCAGGAAAGCCTGGGATACCTCGGTCACATCGCTGAGATGATAAGCTCAGTCGGTTCTAGGGTCTCGGAGGTTAAGGAGCAGGCTGAGAGGACGAGGGAAGAGGTAGAGAAAGCCCTGAAGGCTCTGGAGAATCTCGCAGCCAGTGCCGAGGAAACGACCGCCAGTGCCGAAGAGGTAAGCTCCGCCATGCAGGAGCAGAGGGCCGAGATAGAGACCCTAACAGAAGAGGCCAGGAAGTTGCGCGAAATTGCCAGGGCACTCCGCCAGAACGTTGAGCAGTTCCAGCTCTGA